One window of the Parasphingopyxis algicola genome contains the following:
- a CDS encoding VOC family protein: MLCTSDWRVGRQAYERLGFRLTPLRRNAPMGGGDGADGGSQLVMLGGGRDGILNYLELSTAVPDKAAPLMRQILIHDGPVMMVHYAADIARFTEHWSSLGVQVHRFEAAFPASGSLGGGRFDIAIADPQSVPLQFNVVCSTDRSGYRDAEWQVHDNGALAWREVIGVVPDGDLDAVAERHSRLIGIEPVQSEEGVRFDAGPVDIRLIAASMAEAEWRDIGFQTRAAPQIAGLRITVRDLATFEKLMTSRGVACLRSGDTVLVGPQDAAGSVMLFSEELS; the protein is encoded by the coding sequence ATGCTCTGCACGTCCGACTGGCGGGTTGGCCGCCAAGCCTACGAGCGCCTCGGATTCAGGTTAACTCCGCTCCGTCGGAACGCCCCGATGGGCGGTGGAGACGGCGCGGATGGCGGCAGCCAGCTTGTCATGCTCGGCGGCGGGCGTGACGGTATCCTCAACTATCTCGAACTTTCGACTGCCGTGCCGGACAAGGCCGCCCCCCTCATGCGCCAAATTCTTATACACGATGGCCCAGTCATGATGGTCCATTATGCCGCGGATATTGCCCGTTTCACGGAGCATTGGAGCAGCTTGGGTGTACAGGTGCACCGGTTCGAGGCGGCCTTTCCCGCATCGGGCTCGCTGGGGGGAGGGCGTTTCGATATCGCGATCGCCGATCCGCAGTCCGTGCCGCTGCAATTCAACGTCGTTTGTAGCACGGATCGGAGTGGGTATCGCGACGCGGAATGGCAGGTGCATGACAATGGTGCGCTCGCATGGCGCGAGGTCATCGGGGTCGTTCCCGATGGCGATCTCGATGCAGTCGCGGAACGCCATAGCCGGTTGATCGGCATTGAACCGGTTCAAAGTGAAGAAGGCGTGCGTTTCGACGCAGGGCCGGTCGATATTCGGCTTATCGCGGCTTCGATGGCGGAGGCGGAGTGGCGCGATATCGGTTTTCAAACTCGCGCCGCGCCCCAGATTGCGGGTCTACGGATCACCGTTCGCGATCTCGCGACTTTTGAAAAACTGATGACGTCGCGCGGTGTTGCGTGCCTTCGCAGCGGGGACACGGTGCTGGTTGGTCCGCAAGACGCCGCCGGTAGCGTGATGCTGTTCTCGGAGGAGCTATCATGA
- a CDS encoding aspartate/glutamate racemase family protein: MTNNSEQKLAPGRAIEGYAVGVLHLGSTYPLPPGNAQHAQSYDFPVAFEAVAIDDPFALMRGEDHIGELLIEACCRLERRGVRAIVGACGSFAYYQRMAADASRVPVYTSVLTQIPFLLQALGSRPLGVICASASSMNERIYDQCGIDDPDRLVIGEMRGMSEFDAMLEGDRPMDERLLCEQTCEVAGRLLDTAPDVGGIVLQCSDLPPYGCAIQLATGLPLYDAVTLVNWARNGADYPAYDGMRRVMR, encoded by the coding sequence ATGACGAATAACAGCGAACAAAAGCTTGCGCCCGGCCGCGCGATCGAGGGGTATGCCGTCGGCGTGCTGCATCTCGGTTCCACGTATCCGCTGCCGCCTGGAAATGCGCAGCACGCCCAGTCCTACGATTTCCCGGTGGCGTTCGAAGCGGTCGCCATCGACGATCCCTTCGCATTGATGCGGGGTGAAGATCACATCGGCGAACTTCTGATTGAAGCCTGTTGCCGGCTGGAACGACGCGGCGTTCGAGCAATCGTCGGCGCGTGCGGCTCTTTCGCTTATTACCAGCGCATGGCCGCCGACGCATCGCGCGTTCCCGTTTACACATCCGTCCTGACCCAGATACCGTTTCTGCTTCAGGCGCTCGGCAGCCGACCTCTCGGAGTAATCTGTGCCTCGGCATCGTCGATGAACGAGCGGATCTACGACCAGTGCGGCATCGACGATCCGGACCGGCTGGTAATCGGCGAGATGCGCGGCATGAGCGAATTCGACGCCATGCTCGAAGGGGACCGCCCGATGGATGAGCGATTACTGTGTGAACAGACTTGCGAGGTTGCCGGCAGACTGCTTGATACGGCACCCGATGTCGGCGGAATAGTCCTGCAATGCAGCGACCTGCCACCGTATGGTTGTGCGATTCAATTGGCGACCGGCCTACCGCTCTACGACGCGGTTACGCTGGTAAATTGGGCTCGTAACGGGGCGGACTATCCCGCCTATGACGGGATGCGGCGCGTTATGCGCTGA
- a CDS encoding NAD-dependent succinate-semialdehyde dehydrogenase, with the protein MGLQENIEAGAHVAVKRPALMRQQAFIAGHWCDADSGETMAIIDPATQRNIGHVPLMGGEETTRAIAAAVSAQRDWERVPARERAAMVARLGQLMVEQADELAVIMTLEQGKPLHQARQEVVYGASYFKWYAAEAPRITGAVHPVADPGKHIEITKIPIGVTAAITPWNFPIATVARKLAPALAVGCAQIVKPAPTTPFTALAIAHLAERVGCPAGLISVLTGDAAAIGAELTSSADVRMLSFTGSTAIGRKLYADCASTIKKVALELGGNAPFLVFEDADLDAAVDGLMTAKFRNMGQVCIAPNRVMAHESVFDDFRDRLREKIATLTVGPGLDDRDQGPLATQTNFDKVRRHVKEALERGATLVLGGGPHELGGWFYQPTILTDVPRGCSMTCEETFGPVVALSRFANEKEAIATANDTPYGLAAYFYTSDVARERRIADRLQSGMVGANCGAIGTPAAPFGGIKQSGIGREGSTFGLEEFLEAKYICRPLITAAD; encoded by the coding sequence ATGGGTTTGCAGGAAAATATCGAAGCGGGCGCGCATGTCGCAGTGAAGCGGCCAGCGCTGATGCGGCAACAGGCGTTCATCGCCGGCCATTGGTGCGACGCGGATTCCGGCGAGACGATGGCAATCATCGATCCAGCCACACAGCGTAACATTGGCCACGTTCCGCTGATGGGTGGAGAGGAAACCACACGGGCAATTGCCGCAGCCGTTTCGGCCCAGCGCGATTGGGAGCGTGTGCCGGCGCGGGAACGGGCCGCGATGGTCGCCCGTCTTGGCCAGTTAATGGTCGAACAGGCCGACGAGCTGGCTGTGATCATGACGCTCGAGCAGGGCAAGCCGCTGCATCAGGCGCGCCAGGAAGTCGTCTACGGCGCGTCCTATTTCAAATGGTATGCTGCCGAAGCCCCCCGGATTACCGGGGCCGTCCACCCCGTGGCTGATCCGGGCAAGCATATCGAAATCACAAAAATTCCCATTGGTGTTACCGCTGCGATCACCCCATGGAATTTTCCCATAGCCACCGTCGCGCGCAAGCTTGCCCCGGCTCTGGCCGTTGGCTGCGCGCAGATCGTGAAGCCAGCGCCAACCACGCCGTTCACCGCATTGGCGATTGCCCACCTCGCCGAACGCGTCGGATGCCCCGCAGGCCTGATCAGCGTGCTCACAGGCGATGCCGCGGCTATCGGCGCTGAACTCACGTCGAGTGCAGATGTCCGGATGCTCAGCTTCACCGGGTCGACCGCCATCGGCCGAAAGCTCTACGCGGATTGCGCCAGCACAATAAAAAAGGTCGCACTCGAACTCGGCGGCAACGCACCTTTCCTGGTGTTCGAGGATGCGGACTTGGATGCAGCCGTCGACGGCCTCATGACCGCCAAATTCCGCAATATGGGTCAGGTCTGCATCGCGCCCAACCGGGTCATGGCGCACGAGAGCGTCTTCGACGATTTCCGCGATCGACTGCGCGAAAAGATCGCCACGCTCACCGTCGGTCCTGGCTTGGATGACCGCGATCAAGGTCCGCTCGCCACACAGACAAACTTCGACAAGGTCAGGCGTCATGTGAAAGAAGCACTCGAACGGGGTGCCACTTTAGTCTTGGGTGGGGGCCCGCACGAACTCGGCGGCTGGTTCTACCAGCCCACCATCCTCACCGATGTACCTCGAGGCTGCTCGATGACTTGCGAGGAGACGTTCGGCCCAGTCGTCGCGCTTTCGCGTTTCGCCAACGAGAAGGAGGCCATCGCGACAGCTAACGACACGCCGTACGGCCTCGCAGCCTATTTTTACACAAGCGATGTCGCACGCGAGCGCCGGATCGCGGATCGGCTGCAATCAGGCATGGTGGGCGCGAATTGCGGCGCAATAGGCACCCCAGCCGCGCCGTTCGGCGGGATTAAGCAGTCCGGCATTGGGCGCGAAGGGTCCACGTTCGGCCTCGAAGAGTTTCTTGAGGCTAAATATATCTGCCGTCCCCTAATCACCGCAGCCGATTAA
- a CDS encoding aminotransferase class III-fold pyridoxal phosphate-dependent enzyme — protein sequence MGVEPTTREIFDAYIDHSWRSNAKRQRDKGAEFIIGRREGPYMWDRDGEKRVIDCGNAGGVHSLGHRHPAVLSALRGALDGGSDTGLWAIPNYEYLKLQDLLAELAPSPRLNRSVVTLASTISVDLAVSFAFRVTNRRKILAFRHGYHGHTGFAGIVTGSFDEGILEHYNMPRHLSSFFEPYNDIEAVRAKLSDEVAAVILEPMDYENFAPGDADFLLSLQQACREVGALFVLDETRTGLGRTGQLWAAEHFPGLAPDMMITGKGLSGGLYPVSALMTTESIYDRCMNEHKYSYISSLGGNEISCIVAQAVLKESARSELHENVRSMSALLEAGFTDLCNKHSDLVVPGTAFGCIATIACKDPTMGPAFYRAVYDEGVLCHSISYTEPVVLKFFPSLIIDEGVVNEIVAATDRALTSLSR from the coding sequence TTGGGCGTTGAACCGACTACTCGCGAAATTTTCGATGCATATATCGATCATTCATGGCGCTCGAACGCGAAACGGCAGCGTGACAAGGGAGCCGAGTTCATCATCGGTCGCCGCGAAGGCCCTTATATGTGGGATCGTGACGGCGAGAAACGAGTAATCGATTGCGGCAATGCCGGCGGCGTCCATTCGCTCGGCCACCGGCATCCGGCGGTGCTTTCAGCGCTGCGCGGGGCGCTTGACGGCGGCAGCGATACGGGCCTGTGGGCGATCCCGAATTACGAGTATCTGAAACTACAGGATCTGCTGGCCGAGCTGGCGCCGTCGCCGCGACTCAACCGCAGTGTCGTGACGCTAGCCTCCACAATATCGGTCGATCTGGCGGTCAGTTTCGCGTTCCGCGTCACCAACCGGCGCAAAATCCTGGCTTTCCGCCACGGCTATCACGGGCACACCGGCTTTGCCGGCATTGTGACCGGTTCGTTCGATGAAGGCATTCTCGAACATTATAATATGCCGCGACATCTTTCTTCCTTTTTTGAACCCTACAACGACATCGAAGCGGTGCGCGCGAAACTGTCGGATGAGGTTGCAGCGGTCATCCTCGAGCCGATGGACTATGAAAACTTCGCTCCGGGCGACGCCGATTTCCTGCTGTCACTACAGCAGGCTTGCCGCGAAGTCGGAGCGCTGTTCGTGCTTGACGAGACGCGTACCGGGCTGGGCCGAACTGGGCAATTGTGGGCCGCGGAACACTTCCCCGGCCTCGCGCCAGATATGATGATTACCGGCAAGGGCTTGTCAGGCGGGCTCTATCCGGTCAGCGCGCTGATGACGACCGAGTCGATTTACGATCGTTGCATGAACGAGCACAAATACTCCTACATCAGCAGCCTCGGCGGGAACGAGATCAGTTGCATCGTCGCGCAGGCTGTCCTGAAGGAATCGGCCCGGTCAGAACTGCATGAGAATGTACGCTCGATGAGCGCGTTGCTGGAAGCGGGCTTTACCGATCTGTGCAACAAGCATTCCGACCTGGTCGTTCCGGGAACGGCGTTTGGCTGCATCGCCACGATCGCGTGCAAGGATCCCACTATGGGTCCAGCCTTTTACCGCGCGGTCTACGACGAAGGCGTACTGTGCCATTCGATTTCCTACACCGAACCAGTCGTCCTCAAATTTTTCCCGTCATTGATTATCGACGAAGGCGTCGTGAACGAGATCGTCGCGGCGACCGACCGAGCGCTCACCTCACTCTCCCGATGA
- a CDS encoding RidA family protein — protein MSALHHSNPAGIAPPAGQYSHAVLVPAGREMLFISGQIGNRSDGSMASGFGAQIGQAFDNLDAVLGAHAMSTDNLVKLNYYLAPGCDVSEFRRVRTDRLPDPPPASTTVVTELMDGDWLFEIEAVAA, from the coding sequence ATGAGCGCGCTGCATCACAGTAATCCAGCCGGTATCGCGCCACCGGCGGGGCAATACAGCCACGCCGTGCTGGTTCCGGCCGGCCGCGAAATGCTGTTCATTTCCGGCCAGATCGGCAATCGTTCGGACGGCAGCATGGCAAGCGGCTTCGGCGCGCAGATCGGGCAGGCCTTCGACAATCTCGATGCAGTGCTCGGTGCTCATGCCATGAGCACGGATAATCTGGTCAAGCTGAACTACTATCTCGCGCCCGGTTGCGATGTCTCTGAGTTTCGGCGGGTTCGCACCGACCGCTTGCCTGACCCTCCCCCGGCGTCGACGACCGTAGTTACGGAACTAATGGACGGCGACTGGCTGTTCGAAATCGAAGCGGTAGCCGCGTGA